The Naumovozyma dairenensis CBS 421 chromosome 3, complete genome genome has a window encoding:
- the NDAI0C02540 gene encoding uncharacterized protein (similar to Saccharomyces cerevisiae HOC1 (YJR075W); ancestral locus Anc_1.530) — translation MTKVRLSKTNNKWKRSLWILAAITLVSISLYTFFPQSKGNDLQYTLRNLPNEITNAVTINNQQQKILGSEEIIRKFETLIEELNQENERQAKKFEKQHKTLEKKINLLKPISKDSPLSARLATRFPYKPKSKFPAFIWQTSSASMASSSTPSKNSQKWIDKNPGFVYEIVNPSFAEKLIKYYFNNMPEIWETYMKFPKGSSNQMNFVKYLVLLVHGGTYCDKDTIPQQPIPNWIPEATNPKDIGLLISIRDESLNLNDNDPIRKLQFENSIVHAKQHHPIIRDIIINIVYSTLNKENNSKSHTPRFNTHWEELGLWTDVIFKYFNHHLKKISGTTDQVISWQSLKSLKTPRLIGDILIYPAISFNSPTDSNDRDPLYLASHAITKRQLLQDSHH, via the coding sequence ATGACAAAAGTAAGGTTGAGCAAgactaataataaatggaaGAGATCGTTATGGATTCTAGCGGCCATCACCCTCGTGTCCATAAGTTTATACACATTCTTTCCCCAATCAAAGGGTAATGACCTCCAATATACCTTACGAAACTTGCCCAATGAAATAACTAATGCTGTAACAATTAACAACCAACAGCAGAAAATATTAGGTTCAGAGGAAATCATCAGAAAATTCGAGAcattaattgaagaattaaaccaagaaaatgaaagacaagctaaaaaatttgaaaaacagCACAAAACgttagaaaagaaaatcaatttattgaaacCAATCTCAAAAGACTCCCCTTTATCGGCCCGATTAGCTACCAGATTCCCATATAAACCGAAATCGAAATTTCCCGCATTCATTTGGCAAACTTCTTCTGCATCAATGGCATCGTCATCAACACCGTCTAAAAATTCACAAAAATGGATTGATAAAAACCCAGGATTCGTTTATGAAATAGTAAACCCCTCTTTTGCAgagaaattaataaaatattatttcaataatatgCCAGAAATTTGGGAAACCTACATGAAATTTCCAAAGGGATCATCGAACCAAATGAATTTTGTCAAATATCTAGTCCTTTTAGTTCATGGAGGCACATACTGTGATAAAGATACCATCCCGCAACAACCAATACCCAATTGGATCCCTGAAGCAACAAACCCAAAAGATATCGGATTACTCATATCAATTCGAGAtgaatctttaaatttgaatgataatgatCCTATCAGGAAATTACAATTCGAGAATTCAATTGTTCATGCGAAACAACATCATCCAATAATTAGagatatcattatcaatattgTATATTCTactttaaataaagaaaacaatagTAAGAGCCATACTCCCCGTTTCAATACACACTGGGAGGAATTGGGTCTTTGGACAGACGtgatatttaaatattttaaccaccatttgaagaaaattagTGGGACTACTGATCAAGTTATTAGTTGGCAATCTTTGAAGAGTTTGAAAACACCAAGACTGATTGgtgatattttgatttatcCGGCGATTAGTTTTAATTCTCCAACAGATTCTAATGATAGAGATCCATTATATTTAGCATCTCATGCAATCACTAAAAGACAACTACTTCAAGACAGTCATCACTAA
- the NDAI0C02550 gene encoding uncharacterized protein, protein MKSCGRYAYLYAPETVFISGQNKKLSSTFLACELESKQGRFRDLKHFYIHELRFDGDIGWIGTLDYHGSKNSCFNSVHERTIELENGDLEKRYFHSEILEPFSKLKHPEDISIFFQNVEKDQAILIRNLFLLYYIRLLNQKETPSALKLVNMFKNPPFDIFVRPSDDGRDKFYRYYNVQNVTEDEEYYYEQYFISRMRYMTGIDTKEIKFEGSVLNPECYDVPSSKSSGTETDETCVVSDDYKSYGKSSDSDIFETL, encoded by the coding sequence ATGAAGAGCTGCGGTCGTTATGCATATCTCTATGCCCCAGAAACCGTATTCATCTCCGggcaaaacaaaaaattatcttcGACTTTCCTAGCATGCGAACTAGAGTCAAAGCAAGGTAGATTCCGTGATTTAAAACATTTCTATATTCATGAGTTGCGGTTTGATGGGGATATCGGCTGGATAGGGACACTGGACTATCATGGAAGTAAAAACAGTTGTTTTAATTCCGTACATGAACGAACAATAGAACTGGAGAACGGGGATCTAGAGAAACGGTACTTTCATTCTGAAATCCTGGAACCTTTTTCTAAACTGAAACATCCTGAAGATATATCAATCTTTTTCCAGAACGTTGAAAAGGACCAGGCAATCCTCATTCGTAAtctgtttcttctttattatataagGTTACTGAACCAAAAGGAAACGCCTTCTGCATTAAAACTAGTGAATATGTTTAAGAATCCACCTTTTGACATTTTTGTTCGGCCTTCGGATGATGGTCGTGACAAGTTTTATCGTTATTATAACGTACAGAATGTTACAGAGGACgaggaatattattatgaacaatatttcatttctaGGATGCGTTACATGACGGGGATAGATACGAAGGAAATCAAGTTCGAAGGTTCTGTATTGAATCCCGAGTGTTATGATGTTCCTTCTTCCAAGAGTAGTGGCACAGAAACCGATGAAACATGTGTTGTCTCAGATGATTATAAATCTTATGGAAAGTCGTCAGATTctgatatttttgaaacacTTTAA